From Weissella confusa, a single genomic window includes:
- a CDS encoding transposase, with product MIRYSPEFKQSLVEMHNQGRSYTELAAEYGPSADSIRNWVKLYTVHEVDGEKWTQADVNALQKENAKLREELEILKRAAVLLSKYN from the coding sequence ATGATTCGATATTCACCAGAATTTAAGCAATCTCTTGTCGAGATGCACAACCAAGGGCGTTCTTACACTGAACTAGCCGCTGAATACGGGCCTTCGGCCGATTCAATCCGTAACTGGGTCAAATTGTACACAGTCCACGAAGTGGACGGCGAAAAATGGACGCAAGCTGATGTAAACGCATTACAAAAGGAAAACGCCAAACTTCGCGAAGAACTTGAGATTTTAAAACGAGCCGCGGTGTTGCTTTCGAAGTACAATTAA
- a CDS encoding helix-turn-helix domain-containing protein — protein MSPTSVYRVRKKLENILEKYQITISTNLRFEGQEVSIRSFLFEMYFKFFGENLPFDGETNAAIEEGIARIENIIGGPTFKFTQVQKIKVKYVYYIVFTRMAQGKNPSQQLQTDPRFKKILMRWPEHTITGLSNAILAKFPNLPEEDAKLESYMMLRYLYSEAMLPDSPEWDAIVLENTVISNLNNLFINEFGRYFKLDATKSETIFSKTVCDSLSRLHSRLYFFEYTNADYIFDPSDTIALHQYNDYMQFASQMTNIITPSFSHNRKRVTSNQAGIMYDYLFLMMTTIPLELVNPPFHVVFEFSQGANFDLLVKSLFKDRPNANIVVERHITENTLLFVSDINVQNLDVPFQLQWHMPPTAADWSALEDILAIPVTT, from the coding sequence ATCTCGCCAACCAGCGTCTATCGCGTTAGAAAAAAGCTTGAGAACATCCTCGAAAAGTACCAAATCACCATCTCAACTAATCTGCGTTTCGAAGGACAAGAAGTTTCAATTCGTTCATTTTTGTTTGAAATGTATTTCAAATTTTTTGGTGAAAATCTTCCTTTCGATGGCGAGACAAACGCTGCCATTGAAGAAGGTATTGCACGAATAGAAAACATAATCGGTGGCCCAACATTTAAATTTACGCAAGTTCAGAAAATCAAAGTAAAATACGTCTACTACATTGTCTTCACGCGTATGGCTCAAGGAAAAAATCCAAGCCAGCAATTGCAAACCGATCCACGGTTCAAAAAGATATTGATGCGCTGGCCAGAGCACACTATCACTGGTCTTTCGAACGCCATCTTAGCCAAATTCCCAAATTTACCGGAAGAAGATGCTAAATTAGAAAGCTACATGATGTTGCGTTATCTGTATAGCGAGGCCATGTTACCCGATTCGCCTGAGTGGGATGCGATTGTGCTTGAAAACACTGTTATCAGTAACCTAAACAACTTATTCATTAATGAATTTGGTCGCTATTTCAAGCTTGATGCTACTAAATCTGAGACTATTTTCTCAAAAACCGTTTGCGATTCACTAAGTCGACTCCATTCACGACTGTATTTTTTTGAATACACAAATGCCGACTATATTTTTGACCCATCAGACACAATCGCTTTGCATCAATATAACGACTATATGCAATTTGCATCTCAAATGACCAACATTATTACGCCATCTTTCAGCCACAATCGAAAAAGAGTGACCTCAAATCAAGCTGGCATCATGTACGATTACTTGTTTTTGATGATGACGACAATTCCACTTGAGTTGGTGAACCCGCCCTTCCATGTTGTCTTTGAATTTAGTCAAGGTGCGAACTTTGATTTGCTTGTTAAATCACTCTTCAAAGATCGACCAAACGCTAACATCGTCGTTGAACGTCACATCACTGAAAATACTTTGCTTTTTGTTTCAGATATTAACGTTCAAAATCTTGATGTGCCATTCCAGCTGCAATGGCATATGCCACCAACCGCCGCCGATTGGTCAGCATTAGAAGATATTTTGGCAATTCCCGTAACAACCTAA
- a CDS encoding IS3 family transposase, with protein sequence MEIIDRSLAMGHRITSVLSALNIARSTYYQWKNWQPSQRETRRNALKTAIKAVYNTNRGIYGYRRIAAFLRFILKTDVGDRLVWELMNELNLKSRMVKKSYKKPTTTTDTPQKPNLMKKLDNLSGVLATDITYIQLMNREWVYLATVYDPEKRRVVSYGLSPEMTKEFATSVVVKALRANGKPKMIHSDMGSQYTSSLFEGTLQNSGINHSYSRKGHPYDNARIESFHSLIKREMIYHEEYRTIDDVRVSVEWYVNWYNNSRINSRTDWLRAA encoded by the coding sequence CTGGAAATCATTGACCGGTCACTCGCAATGGGACACCGCATAACAAGCGTTTTATCGGCTTTGAACATTGCTCGAAGCACGTATTATCAATGGAAAAACTGGCAACCTAGCCAACGAGAAACACGGCGTAATGCTCTGAAAACGGCAATTAAAGCCGTTTATAACACCAATCGTGGCATCTATGGCTACCGTCGTATCGCAGCGTTCTTGCGCTTCATTTTGAAGACTGATGTTGGCGATCGTTTGGTTTGGGAACTCATGAATGAGCTCAATCTCAAATCTCGCATGGTCAAGAAGTCATACAAGAAGCCAACAACAACCACTGACACACCTCAAAAGCCCAACCTCATGAAGAAGTTGGATAATTTGAGTGGCGTTCTGGCAACTGACATTACATACATCCAGTTGATGAATCGTGAGTGGGTTTATCTGGCAACCGTCTATGACCCAGAAAAGCGTCGCGTAGTCTCATACGGACTAAGTCCAGAGATGACCAAGGAATTCGCAACATCCGTCGTAGTTAAGGCTCTAAGAGCCAACGGTAAGCCAAAGATGATTCACAGCGACATGGGAAGCCAATACACTTCTAGCCTGTTCGAAGGAACATTACAAAACTCTGGAATAAATCACTCTTACTCCCGTAAGGGGCATCCTTACGATAACGCTCGTATCGAGAGCTTCCATTCGCTCATCAAGCGCGAAATGATTTATCACGAAGAGTACAGGACCATTGATGATGTCCGGGTGTCTGTCGAGTGGTATGTGAACTGGTACAACAACAGTCGCATCAACTCACGCACTGATTGGCTTCGGGCCGCCTAG